The following proteins are encoded in a genomic region of Streptococcus cristatus AS 1.3089:
- a CDS encoding GNAT family N-acetyltransferase: MKNANNEKAKNLFQSWTKNMVLYGLDAGLGQFFMNAPETSCLYQLGNFIFPAGQADPDFWQDYSSQYGLADKIVISEDFSWREFFDSQSELQQFTRYAFADRASFDTEALEKWQSRLPANYYLCSIDTESYERLAGEAWSQDLQGDFSDFDHFQATGGFGFLLYSGEEIIAGISTGLVYHGALEIEIATKPVYQRQGLAKILGAQMILEAQKRSLFPLWDAHNEASKKVAESLGCLCLGAYPAYEWKGTFDQ; the protein is encoded by the coding sequence ATGAAGAATGCGAACAATGAAAAAGCTAAGAATCTTTTCCAATCCTGGACCAAAAATATGGTACTTTACGGTTTGGATGCTGGTCTAGGGCAGTTCTTTATGAACGCGCCTGAGACATCTTGTCTTTACCAACTAGGAAATTTCATCTTTCCTGCTGGTCAGGCAGATCCGGATTTTTGGCAGGATTATAGTAGCCAGTATGGTCTGGCTGATAAGATTGTCATCTCTGAGGATTTCAGCTGGCGAGAATTTTTTGATAGTCAGAGTGAGCTGCAGCAGTTCACTCGCTATGCTTTTGCGGACAGGGCTTCCTTTGACACAGAGGCTTTGGAGAAATGGCAGAGCAGGCTACCTGCAAACTACTACCTTTGCTCGATTGATACGGAGAGTTATGAGCGTTTGGCTGGGGAAGCATGGTCTCAGGATTTGCAGGGTGATTTTTCCGATTTTGACCATTTTCAAGCGACGGGTGGCTTTGGTTTTTTACTCTATTCAGGAGAGGAAATCATCGCTGGCATATCGACAGGATTGGTCTATCATGGCGCCCTTGAGATTGAAATTGCTACCAAGCCAGTCTACCAAAGACAGGGCTTGGCCAAAATCTTGGGTGCCCAGATGATTTTAGAAGCTCAAAAACGCTCACTCTTTCCTCTATGGGATGCGCACAATGAAGCCTCCAAAAAGGTCGCAGAAAGCTTGGGCTGTCTGTGCCTAGGAGCTTATCCGGCTTATGAATGGAAAGGGACTTTTGACCAATGA
- a CDS encoding 3-oxoacyl-ACP reductase — protein MTKTVLVTGASSGIGRAQALTFLENGYRVYGVDKDENPGFLNELRFIKLDLTGDLTPLFTSLPEVDILCNTAGILDDYCPLHETSDEDWEQIFGLNLTATMKITRFYLQKMLEKKSGIIINMCSIASFLAGGGGVAYTASKHALAGLTKQIALDYADQNIQVFGLAPGAVKTAMTAADFEPGGLADWVAEETPIKRWLDPQEVADISLFLASGKAAAMQGEIIKIDGGWSLK, from the coding sequence ATGACTAAGACGGTACTGGTGACGGGAGCTAGCTCTGGCATCGGTCGAGCTCAGGCTCTGACCTTTTTGGAAAATGGCTACCGGGTTTATGGTGTGGACAAGGATGAAAATCCCGGCTTTCTCAATGAGCTGCGTTTTATCAAGTTGGATTTGACAGGGGATTTGACACCGCTCTTCACCAGCTTGCCCGAGGTGGACATTCTCTGCAATACAGCTGGAATTTTGGACGATTATTGCCCCCTGCACGAGACAAGTGACGAGGACTGGGAGCAGATTTTTGGCCTTAATCTGACCGCGACAATGAAAATCACTCGCTTTTACCTGCAGAAAATGCTGGAGAAAAAGTCTGGTATCATCATTAATATGTGCTCGATTGCTAGCTTTCTGGCTGGTGGCGGCGGTGTAGCCTATACAGCCTCTAAGCATGCTCTGGCTGGCCTGACCAAACAGATAGCCTTAGACTATGCGGATCAAAATATCCAAGTCTTTGGCCTAGCGCCAGGCGCAGTCAAGACAGCTATGACTGCTGCAGATTTTGAGCCAGGCGGGCTGGCAGACTGGGTTGCTGAGGAAACGCCGATCAAGCGCTGGCTGGATCCTCAGGAAGTGGCAGACATCAGCCTCTTTCTAGCCAGTGGTAAGGCAGCTGCTATGCAGGGCGAGATTATCAAAATCGATGGTGGCTGGAGTTTGAAGTAA
- a CDS encoding DUF2829 domain-containing protein, translating to MTFEEILPGLKAKKKYVRTGWGGAENYVQLFDTIEQNGVALEVTPYFLINVSGEGEGFSMWSPTPCDVLATDWVEVDD from the coding sequence ATGACATTTGAAGAAATTTTACCTGGCCTTAAGGCCAAGAAAAAATATGTGAGGACAGGCTGGGGTGGAGCGGAAAACTATGTCCAGCTCTTTGACACGATTGAGCAGAATGGAGTGGCTCTTGAAGTGACACCGTATTTCCTCATCAATGTTTCAGGTGAGGGAGAGGGCTTCTCCATGTGGAGTCCAACTCCTTGTGATGTGCTCGCTACAGATTGGGTGGAAGTAGATGACTAA
- a CDS encoding GNAT family N-acetyltransferase — protein MIEQLTQQHALEIAKDWHYEAPYDFYDMKNDLEDYEEMVSSEARGDCYYQVLREGKLYGFFCLEQKGERALELGLGMKPEHCGKSQGASFLQEILDFIMENFAPQVIRLSVADFNHRAQQLYLNMGFEVVRRIPQESNGDIHLFVEMEKKL, from the coding sequence ATGATTGAACAATTAACCCAGCAGCATGCTTTGGAAATTGCTAAGGACTGGCATTACGAGGCGCCCTATGACTTTTATGATATGAAAAATGACCTAGAGGATTATGAAGAAATGGTCTCCTCAGAAGCGCGTGGGGACTGTTATTATCAAGTCCTGCGAGAGGGGAAGCTCTATGGATTTTTCTGTTTGGAGCAAAAAGGAGAACGAGCTTTGGAGCTTGGTTTGGGGATGAAGCCGGAGCACTGCGGAAAGAGTCAGGGCGCTTCATTTCTGCAGGAAATTCTGGACTTTATCATGGAAAATTTTGCGCCCCAAGTCATAAGGCTATCCGTGGCTGACTTCAATCATCGAGCCCAGCAGCTGTATCTCAACATGGGCTTTGAAGTGGTGAGACGCATTCCGCAGGAAAGCAATGGCGATATTCACCTCTTTGTAGAGATGGAGAAGAAGCTTTAA
- a CDS encoding GNAT family N-acetyltransferase → MIRKVKLRDAAAIQRLNAECLGYDFDREATEAQLKRLLENDQHLILVAEEDGKVIGYAHAASYDCLYFPSLLNLLALAVAQDFQGQGHGRALMQALREEAKAAGYTGIRINSGISRSSAHEFYRNLGCSEKADQKRFYWKF, encoded by the coding sequence ATGATTCGTAAAGTAAAACTAAGAGACGCCGCAGCCATTCAGCGGCTCAATGCTGAGTGCTTGGGCTATGATTTCGATAGGGAAGCGACGGAGGCTCAACTGAAGAGGCTGCTAGAGAATGACCAGCATTTGATTTTGGTCGCTGAAGAAGACGGAAAGGTCATAGGTTACGCTCATGCAGCTAGCTACGACTGTCTCTATTTCCCGTCCTTGCTCAATCTCTTGGCTTTGGCCGTCGCTCAGGATTTTCAAGGCCAGGGACATGGCAGAGCGCTGATGCAAGCCTTGCGTGAAGAGGCAAAAGCCGCAGGCTACACAGGGATTCGGATTAATTCAGGCATTTCCCGCTCATCAGCCCATGAATTTTATCGCAACCTCGGCTGCAGTGAAAAAGCAGATCAGAAACGATTTTATTGGAAATTTTAG